A genomic stretch from Xenopus laevis strain J_2021 chromosome 6S, Xenopus_laevis_v10.1, whole genome shotgun sequence includes:
- the sdc2.S gene encoding syndecan-2-B isoform X2 — MRNVWLIVPFALLAAFSGETWAQADRDLYIDSTESSGNYPVDDDDYSSGSGSGIPAHDDDEDNVVLTTVQTLISSPSSEMPYVDTTTLKTQTKMAPETKEPGEVESTNTVLVHENKNIIQTATHTENLFHRTEVLAAVIAGGGIGFLFAVFLILLLVYRMRKKDEGSYDLGERKPSSAVYQKAPTKEFYA; from the exons TGGGCCCAAGCTGACAGAGACCTATATATCGACAGCACAGAATCATCGGGAAACTACCcagttgatgatgatgattactCTTCTGGATCTGGCTCTG GCATCCCAGCACATGATGACGATGAAGACAATGTAGTATTAACAACTGTCCAGACACTTATAAGCAGCCCTTCAAGTGAAATGCCATATGTTGACACTACAACGctgaaaacacaaacaaaaatggcACCTGAAACCAAG GAGCCTGGTGAAGTAGAGTCAACTAACACAGTTCTTGTCCAcgaaaacaagaatatcatccagACTGCAACACATACAGAGAATCTGTTCCACAGAACAGAAGTACTTGCAG CTGTCATTGCTGGCGGTGGCATTGGCTTCCTGTTTGCTGTATTCTTAATCCTCCTGTTGGTTTATCGCATGAGAAAGAAGGATGAAGGCAGCTATGACCTTGGCGAACGCAAACCATCCAGCGCCGTCTACCAAAAGGCACCAACTAAAGAGTTTTACGCGTAA